From the Nevskia ramosa DSM 11499 genome, the window TTCATGCGCTCGGCGTAGGAACCGGCGATCAGTGCCACGGTGATGCAGGCGAAGGTCATCTGGAACACGGCGAACAGCAGTTCCGGAATGACCACACCCTTCGAGAAGGTGCCGGTCGCCGTGAAGAAGCCGTTGGCGTCATAGACCACGCCTTTCAGCAGCATCTTGTCGAGCGTGCCGAAGAACGGGCCGGTACCGCTGAAGGCCACCGAGTAGCCGTAGACCACCCAGAGAACACCGATCAGGCAGAAGATGCCGAAGGTCTGGGTCATCGTCGACAGCATGTTCTTGGAGCGGACCAGGCCGCCGTAGAACAGCGCCAGGCCAGGCAGCGACATCAGCAGCACGAGGGCCGTCGACACCAGCATCCAGGCGACATTGCCTTCGTTGAACACCGGCGGCTTGGCCGCTACGGCCGGGGCCGCATCGGCGGCCGGGGCTTCGGTTGCAGCCGCTTCGGTGGCGGCCGGAGCTGCCGCATCGGGAGCTGCGGCTTCGGCCGCAGGTGCAGCAGTCGCTTCAGCCGTTGGCGGCGCGGGTGCTGCGGCCTCCTCGGCGAATGCAATGCCGCCGACAGCCGTCAGGCTGGCGAACAGCAGTGCTTGGGAAAGCTTGCCAAGAGAAATCATCGGGGGTCCCCTAAAAGTATTGAGCCGTCGTTCAGAGCGCGTCGCGCCCGGTCTCGCCGGTGCGGATGCGGATGGCCTGGTCGAGCGAAGTGACGAAAACCTTGCCGTCACCGATCTTCCCGGTGTGTGCCGACTTGGTGATCGCTTCGATCGCGGATTCGAGCTTGTCGTCGTCGATGGCGACTTCGATCTTCACTTTCGGAAGGAAATCGACAACGTACTCCGCTCCCCGGTACAACTCGGTATGGCCTTTCTGGCGGCCGAAGCCCTTGACTTCAGTGACGGTGATGCCGGCGACGCCGATCTCCGACAGGGCTTCACGCACCTCGTCAAGCTTGAAAGGCTTGATGATGGCTGTGATCAGTTTCATGCAAGCAACTCCTGGTTATCGTCGGCGGCGAACCGCCCTGGCGCTGTGCAGGCTGGGGTCTGCAAACAGCCGGTCAGGTTTAGCACGGAGCGTGCCATTCACCGGCTGACGAACGGCTTTTGCTGCGCTTCGCACGGCATTGATGACAGCCGCCCATTCGCAGCGACGTGGATAGCTCGGAAACGCGCCCCCAACCTCGGATCGCGCGCCGTCAACGGTTCGTGAGCAGCCGATGAAAGGTCCATCAATGCGCCTGAATCCGTATAGTCACGACCCGGATTCAATCCCGATCCAGCACCGACCGGACCCGCGCCCAATGACGCCGACGCTCTTCCAGCTGCTTGCTGCCGCAATGTTTGCGCTGGCGTTGCTGCATACCTTCTCGGTCGCCTTCGTCGCGAAGATCGCCCACCGTTTTCCGCACCATGCCGGCCTGATCCACTCACTGGCCGAAGTCGAGATCGTGTTCGCCCTGTGGGCTGCGGCGCTGATCTCCGCCTTCATGGCCGTGGAAGGTCCGGCGGCAGCGATCGCCTATGTCGAGGGCCGCAATTTCACCGAGCCGTTGTTCGTGTTCGCAATCATGGTGGTTGCCGCCAGCCGGCCGGTGCTGGCGGCGATGGGCAATGTCACCCGCGTGGTCGCCCGCGTGCTGCCGCTGCCGGGTGCCGCGGCGACCTACTTCGCGGCGTTGACGGTGATCCCGCTGCTCGGCTCGCTGATCACCGAGCCCGGCGCCATGACCCTGGCGGCGCTGCTGCTGCGCGAAAGCCATTTCCGTTATCGCCTGCCGGTACGCATGTGCTACGCCACGCTCGGCGTGCTGTTCGTCAATGTCTCGGTGGGCGGCGCGCTGACGCCGTTCGCGGCACCGCCGGTCCTGATGGTGGCGAGCATCTGGAGCTGGGACCTGAACTTCATGCTCAACAACTTCGCGGTCAAGGTGGTGCCGGTGGTGCTGATCAATGCCGCGGTGGTCACCGGCATGTTCATGACCACGCTGCGCAAGCTGCCGACCGAAGACGCTTCCGGTGACGATCATCGCGTACCCGTCTCGCAGGCCTTGCTGCACCTCGGCTTCCTGGTCGCCATCGTGGTATTCGCCCACCATCCGCCGATGTTCCTCGGCGTGCTGCTGCTGTTCCTGCTCTGGGCTCACGCCTACCCCGTGCACCAGAACCGCCTGATCCTCAAGGAAGCGCTGCTGGTGGCCTGCTTTCTGGCCGGTTTGGTGATCATCGGCGGCCTTCAGCAATGGTGGCTGAAGCCGGTGCTGCAGGCGCTGAACCCGCAGCAGGTGTTCGTCGCCGCGACGATGCTGACCGCGATCACCGACAACGCCGCCGTTACCTATCTCGCCGCCCAGGTGCCGAACCTGTCCGACGAGTTCAAGTACTTCGTGGTTGCTGGTGCGATCACCGGCGGCGGCCTGACGGTGATCGCCAACGCGCCGAACCCGGCCGGCATGGCGATCCTGAAGCCGCTGTTTCCGAACCAGACCGTCGGCGCCGGTGGATTGTTTATCGCCGCACTCCCGCCTACGCTGCTGATGTTCTTCGCTTTCCTGCTGTTCTGACGCTCAACCTGCCCGCCACGATGATCGATCCCCGCGCCCTCGAAGAAATTGCCTCCCGCCTCGGCCGCGTGCTGCCACCCGGTCTGCGCGGCCTCAGGACCGAGCTGGAAGACAACTTCCGCGCCGTGCTGCGAGCCAACCTCGACCGCCTGGAACTGGTCAGCCGCGAGCGCTTCGACACCCAGGCCGAATTGCTCGCCCGCACCCAGACCCGCCTGGCGGTGCTGGAAAAGCGGCTGAAGGCGCTGGAAAAGCAGGCGGCTGGCCAAGCCGACTAGACGCAAGGTCCGCAAGTGCCGGACGCTCTCAGCGACTGATGCTCGCCATCGTCCATAGCCGCGCGCAGAAGGGGCAACGCGCGTTGTGAGCGGAGCATTGCGCCGCGCGCGTTGCGACCGGCCATGGATGGCCGGGCCGGGCGCCGCGCCATGGATGGCTCGACACAAATGACGCTCGCCATCATTCATAGCCGCGCACAGAACGGGTTAACCGCCGAAGCCGTGACTGTGGAAGTGCATCTGGCGCCGGGACTGCCCGGCCTGGCGATCGTCGGCCTGCCGGAAGCGGCGGTGCGCGAGTCGCGCGATCGAGTACGCGCGGCGATCGTCAATTCCGGCTACCAGTTCCCGAATCGTCGGATCACCGTCAATCTGGCGCCGGCCGATCTGCCCAAGGAAGGTGGCCGCTTCGATCTGCCGATCGCGCTCGGCGTGCTTGCCGCCTCGGGTCAGATTCCGCTGGAACCGCTGGCCGCGCTCGAAGTGCTGGGCGAATTGTCCCTCACCGGCGAGATTCGCCCCGTGCGCGGCGCACTGCCGGCAGCGCTGCAATGCGCCAAGATGGGGCGCGCGCTGCTGGTTCCAGCCGCCAATATCGGCGAAGCCTCGCTGGCGGAGCATGCAATCGTTCACGGTGCGCTCAGTCTTGGTGCGTTGTGCACCGAACTGCACGAGAACCGCCTCAGCGTCGCACCAAGGCCGATCCTGGAAGAAACCGTCGATCACGGCCCGGACCTCGCCGACGTCCGCGGCCAGTTGCAGGCACGGAGAGCGCTGGAAATCGCTGCCGCTGGCGGTCATTCGCTGCTGATGGCCGGGCCGCCCGGCAGTGGCAAGAGCATGCTGGCGCAGCGCCTGCCTGGCCTGCTGCCGCCGCTGGCTCAGGATGAAGCGCTGGAAGTGGCCGCGATCGCCAGCATCGGCCATGGCGGTTTCGATCCGGCGCTGTGGGGGCGCCGTCCCTATCGCAGCCCGCATCACACCGCGTCCGCCGTGGCGCTGGTCGGCGGCGGCGGCAATCCCCGGCCGGGCGAAATCACTTTGGCGCACGGCGGTGTGCTGTTTCTCGATGAACTGCCCGAGTTCGAACGCGCCGTGCTCGAAGTGCTGCGCGAACCGCTGGAGAACGGCCGGATCACCATTTCCCGCGCCGCCCGGCAGGTCGATTTTCCGGCTCGCTTCCAGCTCGTCGCCGCGATGAATCCCTGCCCCTGCGGATACCTGGGAGACAGCGGCCAGAATTCGCGCTGCCGCTGCACGCCGGATCAAGTCGCCCGCTATCGCGGCCGCTTGTCCGGGCCTTTGCTCGATCGCATCGATCTGCACGTCTTCGTGCCGCGGCTCGAGGCCACGGCGCTGACCTCGGCAACGCCGGTCACAGCGGAATCGAGCGCGACGGTCCGGCTGCGCGTACAGGCAGCACGAGCACTTCAGCTGGCGCGCGCCGGCAAGATCAACGCCGCGCTCGGCGTTCGCGAGCTGGACCGCGATGCCGCGCCCGATGAAGCCGGCCGGGCCTTGCTGCAGACGGCGATGACCCGGCTCGGCCTGTCGGCCCGAGCGTTTCATCGGGTGCTGAAAGTGGCGCGG encodes:
- the glnK gene encoding P-II family nitrogen regulator, which encodes MKLITAIIKPFKLDEVREALSEIGVAGITVTEVKGFGRQKGHTELYRGAEYVVDFLPKVKIEVAIDDDKLESAIEAITKSAHTGKIGDGKVFVTSLDQAIRIRTGETGRDAL
- a CDS encoding putative Na+/H+ antiporter, with the protein product MTPTLFQLLAAAMFALALLHTFSVAFVAKIAHRFPHHAGLIHSLAEVEIVFALWAAALISAFMAVEGPAAAIAYVEGRNFTEPLFVFAIMVVAASRPVLAAMGNVTRVVARVLPLPGAAATYFAALTVIPLLGSLITEPGAMTLAALLLRESHFRYRLPVRMCYATLGVLFVNVSVGGALTPFAAPPVLMVASIWSWDLNFMLNNFAVKVVPVVLINAAVVTGMFMTTLRKLPTEDASGDDHRVPVSQALLHLGFLVAIVVFAHHPPMFLGVLLLFLLWAHAYPVHQNRLILKEALLVACFLAGLVIIGGLQQWWLKPVLQALNPQQVFVAATMLTAITDNAAVTYLAAQVPNLSDEFKYFVVAGAITGGGLTVIANAPNPAGMAILKPLFPNQTVGAGGLFIAALPPTLLMFFAFLLF
- a CDS encoding accessory factor UbiK family protein; the encoded protein is MIDPRALEEIASRLGRVLPPGLRGLRTELEDNFRAVLRANLDRLELVSRERFDTQAELLARTQTRLAVLEKRLKALEKQAAGQAD
- a CDS encoding YifB family Mg chelatase-like AAA ATPase; the encoded protein is MTLAIIHSRAQNGLTAEAVTVEVHLAPGLPGLAIVGLPEAAVRESRDRVRAAIVNSGYQFPNRRITVNLAPADLPKEGGRFDLPIALGVLAASGQIPLEPLAALEVLGELSLTGEIRPVRGALPAALQCAKMGRALLVPAANIGEASLAEHAIVHGALSLGALCTELHENRLSVAPRPILEETVDHGPDLADVRGQLQARRALEIAAAGGHSLLMAGPPGSGKSMLAQRLPGLLPPLAQDEALEVAAIASIGHGGFDPALWGRRPYRSPHHTASAVALVGGGGNPRPGEITLAHGGVLFLDELPEFERAVLEVLREPLENGRITISRAARQVDFPARFQLVAAMNPCPCGYLGDSGQNSRCRCTPDQVARYRGRLSGPLLDRIDLHVFVPRLEATALTSATPVTAESSATVRLRVQAARALQLARAGKINAALGVRELDRDAAPDEAGRALLQTAMTRLGLSARAFHRVLKVARTIADLAGVAEVGTAQIAEALRYRPVDQTP